The following are from one region of the Bradyrhizobium septentrionale genome:
- a CDS encoding ABC transporter substrate-binding protein — MMRHVLAAAILAAMTTVAHAQVSDDVVRIGVLTDLSSWGRDNSGPGSVEAARMAVEEFGPTVLGKPIEIISADHQMKTDVGVQVVRGWFDNGKVDAVVDIPNSGIAIAVHNMVRERNKIALLSGPGASSLTDELCSPNTVHFTYDTYALSKVTASAVIAEGGKSWYFITADYAFGQQLEKDATRFINEMGGKVLGSVRHPTNTADFSSFALQAQSSRADVVAFANAGQDTDNSIKQSGEFGLVQGGQKLVGLLMFDTDVHAIGLNAAQGTYMTTASYWNMDEKTRAWSKKFFARTNVMPTMIQTGVYGSVLHYLKAIQAAGTDDPQKVMAKMRELPIEDTFVHGGKLREDGRVIRDMYLAKVKKPSESKEPWDYLDIIKTVKGEDAYRPVSESKCPLLKK; from the coding sequence ATGATGAGACACGTTCTGGCGGCAGCCATTCTCGCGGCAATGACGACTGTCGCTCACGCCCAGGTTTCCGATGACGTCGTGCGCATCGGGGTGCTGACCGACCTGTCGAGCTGGGGACGCGACAATTCCGGCCCGGGCTCGGTCGAGGCGGCCAGGATGGCGGTGGAGGAGTTCGGCCCCACCGTGCTCGGCAAGCCGATCGAGATCATCTCGGCCGACCACCAGATGAAGACCGATGTCGGCGTGCAGGTCGTGCGCGGCTGGTTCGACAACGGCAAGGTCGACGCCGTCGTCGATATCCCGAATTCCGGCATCGCGATCGCCGTGCACAACATGGTGCGCGAGCGCAACAAGATCGCGCTGTTGTCCGGCCCCGGCGCGAGCTCGCTGACGGATGAATTGTGTAGCCCCAACACCGTGCACTTCACCTACGACACCTACGCGCTCTCCAAGGTGACGGCGTCGGCGGTGATCGCGGAGGGCGGCAAGTCCTGGTACTTCATCACCGCGGACTATGCCTTCGGCCAGCAGCTCGAGAAGGACGCGACCCGCTTCATCAACGAGATGGGCGGCAAGGTGCTCGGCAGCGTCCGGCATCCGACCAACACCGCCGACTTCTCCTCCTTTGCGCTGCAGGCACAGAGCTCGAGAGCCGACGTGGTGGCGTTCGCCAATGCCGGCCAGGATACCGACAATTCGATCAAGCAGTCCGGCGAGTTCGGCCTGGTGCAGGGCGGCCAGAAGCTGGTCGGCCTTTTGATGTTCGACACCGACGTGCATGCGATCGGGCTCAACGCCGCGCAGGGCACCTACATGACGACGGCGTCGTACTGGAACATGGACGAGAAAACCCGCGCCTGGTCGAAGAAATTCTTCGCCCGCACCAACGTGATGCCGACCATGATTCAGACCGGCGTCTACGGCTCGGTGTTGCATTATCTCAAGGCGATCCAGGCCGCCGGCACCGACGATCCGCAAAAGGTGATGGCCAAGATGCGCGAGCTGCCGATCGAGGACACCTTCGTGCATGGCGGCAAATTGCGCGAAGACGGCCGCGTGATCCGCGACATGTATCTGGCGAAGGTGAAGAAGCCATCGGAATCCAAGGAACCGTGGGATTATCTCGACATCATCAAGACGGTGAAGGGCGAGGACGCCTATCGTCCGGTCTCCGAGTCGAAGTGCCCGCTGCTCAAGAAATAG
- a CDS encoding FAD-dependent oxidoreductase, with amino-acid sequence MANEETYECDALVVGSGCAGLSAAVTAGHHGLKVLVVEKESRFGGTTARSGGWLWIPGTSLAKAWGIAESPDQARTYLRHEAGNSFDAARVDAFLTEGPKAVDFFITSTAVRFDMPLTFPDYHAEAPGGAQGGRSMVTRPFDAHELGDAVKDLGSPLPELTVFGMMLGSGKEIVHFMRATRSLTSAAYVAKRLSKHALDVMRNGRGMTLTNGNALAGRLAKSAFDLKIPLWLNSPVRELIVENGAVRGAIVVREGRTIRVNAKRGVVLACGGFPHDVARRQKMFPHAPTGKEHYSPGPTGNTGDGLRLAESAGGRVEDSLPNAAAWVPVSVTTRKDGSKGVMPHFIDRAKPGVIAVMRDGRRFANEGNSYHDFVQEMIKAAKPGEEIAAFLLCDHATLRKYGLGCVPPRPMPTSHHLKTGYLKRGATLSELAAQAGIDAKALEATVAAFNNTAAEGRDPAFGKGSRAYNRYQGDALHGPNPCIAPIQHGPFYAIKMVIGDLGTYAGIRTDANARALDADGQPIAGLYAAGNDMASIMGGNYPGAGITLGPALTFGYIAGKHIAGAAAERSAA; translated from the coding sequence GTGGCCAACGAAGAAACTTATGAATGCGACGCGCTGGTCGTCGGCTCCGGCTGCGCCGGGCTGTCGGCGGCGGTCACCGCGGGCCATCACGGCCTAAAGGTTCTCGTCGTCGAGAAGGAGTCGCGCTTCGGCGGCACCACTGCGCGCTCCGGCGGCTGGCTGTGGATTCCCGGCACCTCGCTGGCGAAGGCCTGGGGCATCGCGGAGAGCCCCGATCAGGCCAGGACCTATCTGCGCCATGAGGCCGGCAACAGCTTTGACGCCGCGCGCGTCGACGCGTTCCTGACCGAAGGCCCGAAGGCGGTCGACTTCTTCATCACCAGCACGGCCGTGCGCTTCGACATGCCGCTGACTTTCCCCGACTATCATGCGGAAGCCCCCGGCGGCGCGCAGGGCGGCCGCTCGATGGTGACGCGGCCGTTCGACGCTCACGAACTCGGCGACGCCGTCAAGGATCTCGGCAGCCCCCTGCCCGAGCTCACCGTGTTCGGCATGATGCTCGGCTCCGGCAAGGAGATCGTGCATTTCATGCGCGCGACGCGCTCGCTGACGTCGGCGGCCTACGTCGCGAAGCGGCTGTCGAAACACGCGCTGGACGTGATGCGCAACGGCCGTGGCATGACGCTGACCAACGGCAATGCGCTGGCCGGCCGGCTGGCGAAATCCGCCTTCGACCTCAAGATCCCGCTCTGGCTCAATTCACCGGTGCGCGAATTGATCGTCGAGAACGGCGCGGTGCGCGGCGCGATCGTGGTGCGCGAGGGCCGCACCATCCGCGTCAATGCGAAGCGCGGCGTGGTGCTCGCCTGCGGCGGCTTTCCGCATGACGTGGCGCGGCGGCAGAAGATGTTTCCGCATGCGCCGACCGGAAAAGAGCACTACTCGCCGGGACCGACAGGCAACACGGGTGACGGTTTGCGTCTCGCGGAATCCGCCGGCGGCCGCGTCGAGGATTCGCTGCCGAATGCGGCGGCCTGGGTGCCGGTGTCGGTCACCACGCGCAAGGACGGCTCGAAGGGCGTGATGCCACATTTCATCGATCGCGCCAAACCCGGCGTGATCGCGGTGATGCGCGACGGCCGGCGCTTTGCCAATGAAGGCAATTCCTACCACGACTTCGTGCAGGAGATGATCAAGGCGGCGAAGCCTGGCGAAGAGATCGCGGCCTTCTTGCTCTGCGATCACGCGACCCTGCGCAAGTACGGCCTCGGCTGCGTGCCGCCGCGCCCGATGCCAACAAGCCATCATCTGAAGACCGGCTATCTCAAGCGCGGCGCGACGCTGTCGGAGCTTGCCGCGCAGGCCGGCATCGACGCAAAAGCGCTCGAGGCAACCGTCGCGGCGTTCAACAATACCGCCGCCGAGGGACGCGATCCCGCCTTCGGCAAGGGCTCGCGCGCCTATAACCGCTACCAGGGCGATGCGCTGCACGGGCCCAATCCCTGCATCGCGCCGATCCAGCACGGGCCGTTCTACGCCATCAAGATGGTGATCGGCGATCTCGGTACCTATGCCGGTATCCGGACCGACGCCAATGCCCGCGCGCTCGACGCCGACGGCCAGCCGATTGCCGGCCTCTATGCCGCCGGGAACGACATGGCGAGCATCATGGGCGGCAACTATCCCGGCGCCGGCATTACGCTCGGCCCGGCGCTGACCTTCGGCTACATCGCGGGCAAGCACATCGCCGGCGCAGCGGCAGAGAGAAGCGCGGCATGA
- a CDS encoding IclR family transcriptional regulator gives MTRESRGIQSIEVGGELLRALARSGEPMMLRDLAREAGMPPAKAHPYLVSFSRIGLIEQDETTGRYEIGALALELGLISLRRLSAVRIATPRIAALANSINHAVSLSVWGTHGATVVRLEEPSHPVHIAMRVGSVVALLETATGRAFAAFMPPNAVKTALESGLDRLGVGYNPKRETISAKTTEMLAEVQSRGLARAIGDPLPGVNAFAAPVFDHAGHVALVITAMGPEGTFDASWDSAIAAALRDCASDISRQLGHGSVRVSG, from the coding sequence ATGACGAGAGAAAGCCGCGGCATACAGTCGATCGAGGTCGGCGGGGAATTGCTCCGCGCGCTCGCCCGCAGCGGCGAACCGATGATGCTGCGCGATCTCGCGCGCGAGGCCGGCATGCCGCCGGCCAAGGCGCATCCCTATCTGGTCAGCTTTTCCCGCATCGGCCTGATCGAGCAGGACGAGACCACCGGCCGCTACGAGATCGGGGCGCTGGCGCTCGAGCTCGGCCTGATCAGCCTGCGCCGGCTCTCGGCCGTGCGAATCGCGACGCCGCGGATCGCCGCGCTCGCCAACAGCATCAATCACGCGGTGTCGCTGTCGGTCTGGGGCACCCACGGCGCCACCGTGGTGCGGCTCGAGGAGCCGAGCCATCCCGTGCATATCGCGATGCGCGTCGGCTCGGTGGTGGCGCTGCTCGAGACCGCGACCGGCCGGGCGTTTGCCGCCTTCATGCCGCCGAACGCCGTCAAAACGGCGCTCGAGAGCGGGCTCGATCGCCTCGGCGTCGGCTACAATCCGAAACGCGAGACCATCAGCGCCAAGACCACGGAGATGCTTGCCGAGGTGCAAAGCCGCGGGCTCGCGCGCGCAATCGGTGATCCCCTGCCCGGCGTCAACGCCTTCGCCGCGCCGGTGTTCGATCACGCCGGCCACGTCGCGCTGGTGATCACGGCGATGGGCCCGGAGGGCACCTTCGACGCCAGCTGGGACAGCGCCATCGCAGCCGCACTGCGCGACTGTGCGAGTGATATCTCGCGGCAGCTCGGGCACGGCTCGGTGCGGGTGTCGGGATGA
- the ahcY gene encoding adenosylhomocysteinase, translating to MNVPTKPGFTDYIVKDISLADFGRKEISLAETEMPGLMATREEYGPKQPLKGARIAGSLHMTIQTAVLIETLAALGADIRWVSCNIYSTQDHAAAAIAAAGIPVFAVKGETLTEYWDYTAKLFDWHGGGTPNMILDDGGDATMLVHAGYRAEQGDTAFLDKPTSEEEEIFYALVKRLLQEKPKGWFAEIAKNIQGVSEETTTGVHRLYEMANKGTLLFPAINVNDSVTKSKFDNLYGCRESLVDGIRRGTDVMLSGKVAMVAGFGDVGKGSAASLRQAGCRVMVSEVDPICALQAAMEGYEVTTMEDAAPRADIFVTATGNKDIITIEHMRAMKDRAIVCNIGHFDNEIQIASLRNLKWTNIKPQVDEIEFPDKHRIIMLSEGRLVNLGNAMGHPSFVMSASFTNQTLAQIELFANNKDGKYARKVYVLPKTLDEKVARLHLAKIGVKLTELRKDQADYIGVKQEGPFKSDHYRY from the coding sequence ATGAACGTCCCCACGAAGCCCGGCTTCACCGACTACATCGTCAAGGACATTTCGCTGGCCGATTTCGGCCGCAAGGAAATCTCGCTCGCCGAGACCGAGATGCCCGGCCTGATGGCCACCCGCGAGGAATACGGCCCCAAGCAGCCGCTCAAGGGCGCGCGCATCGCGGGCTCGCTGCACATGACGATCCAGACCGCGGTCCTGATCGAGACGCTGGCCGCGCTCGGCGCCGACATCCGCTGGGTCTCCTGCAACATCTATTCGACCCAGGATCACGCCGCGGCCGCGATCGCCGCGGCCGGCATTCCGGTGTTCGCCGTGAAGGGCGAGACGCTGACCGAATACTGGGACTACACCGCAAAACTGTTCGACTGGCACGGCGGCGGCACGCCCAACATGATCCTCGATGACGGCGGCGACGCCACCATGCTGGTGCATGCCGGCTACCGCGCCGAGCAGGGCGACACCGCGTTCCTCGACAAGCCGACCTCCGAGGAAGAGGAGATCTTCTACGCGCTGGTCAAGCGTCTGTTGCAGGAGAAGCCGAAGGGCTGGTTCGCCGAGATCGCCAAGAACATCCAGGGCGTCTCGGAAGAGACCACCACGGGCGTGCATCGTCTCTACGAGATGGCCAACAAGGGCACGCTGTTGTTCCCGGCGATCAACGTCAACGACAGCGTCACCAAGTCGAAGTTCGACAACCTCTATGGCTGCCGCGAGTCGCTGGTCGACGGCATTCGCCGCGGCACCGACGTGATGCTGTCGGGCAAGGTCGCGATGGTCGCGGGCTTCGGCGACGTCGGCAAGGGCTCGGCCGCCTCGCTGCGCCAGGCCGGCTGCCGCGTCATGGTCTCCGAAGTCGATCCGATCTGCGCGCTGCAGGCGGCGATGGAGGGCTATGAGGTCACGACCATGGAAGACGCGGCGCCGCGCGCCGACATCTTCGTCACCGCCACCGGCAACAAGGACATCATCACCATCGAGCACATGCGCGCGATGAAGGATCGCGCCATCGTCTGCAACATCGGTCACTTCGACAACGAGATCCAGATCGCCAGCTTGCGCAATCTGAAGTGGACCAACATCAAGCCGCAGGTCGACGAGATCGAATTCCCCGACAAGCACCGCATCATTATGCTGTCGGAGGGGCGCCTGGTGAACCTCGGCAACGCGATGGGCCACCCGTCCTTCGTGATGTCGGCCTCCTTCACCAACCAGACGCTGGCGCAGATCGAGCTGTTCGCCAACAACAAGGACGGCAAGTACGCCAGGAAGGTCTACGTGCTGCCGAAGACGCTCGACGAGAAGGTCGCCCGCCTGCACCTCGCCAAGATCGGCGTCAAGCTGACCGAGCTGCGCAAGGACCAGGCCGACTACATCGGCGTCAAGCAGGAAGGCCCGTTCAAGTCGGATCACTATCGCTACTGA